One region of Leucoraja erinacea ecotype New England chromosome 10, Leri_hhj_1, whole genome shotgun sequence genomic DNA includes:
- the dnase2b gene encoding deoxyribonuclease-2-beta, with protein sequence MKTGPPCSLLLLIVALLHPGLAAISCRNELGQQVDWFAVYKLPRHVEHRAGGLGLTYIYLDPSMKDWQKGKYLVNVTESAVGRTLQQLYSAYTSKVNDSAYFIYNDAAPWMPYDPDHGHTKGVLMFDRVQGFWLMHSVPNFPPGVEQGYSWPNSGRRNGQSFLCVTIPYHQVAEIGDQLSYSNPQVYNWTLPHLFLPELSHLQIVAKGGSLARIPWIRRAKLMTTGGVSFQSFAKYKLLGDDIYAAWVAQSLGTDLLVQSWRRGKHVLPSNCSLPKHVYNVDMLELPGPALFNTRQDHSKWCVSPRPARGWFCIADLNRTPWQMWRSGGLLCTQNPSLYRAFRKLVSHYKNCS encoded by the exons GTTTGCCGTGTACAAGTTGCCCAGGCACGTGGAACATCGCGCTGGCGGTCTGGGGCTGACGTACATCTACCTGGACCCATCGATGAAGGACTGGCAGAAAGGCAAATACCTGGTCAACGTGACGGAGAGCGCGGTGGGAAGAACCTTACAGCAGCTTTATTCAGCCTACACGTCAAAG GTGAACGACAGTGCGTATTTCATCTACAATGACGCTGCACCCTGGATGCCTTATGACCCAGACCATGGACATACTAAAG GGGTGCTGATGTTTGACAGAGTCCAGGGGTTCTGGCTGATGCACAGTGTTCCTAATTTCCCTCCCGGCGTGGAGCAGGGGTATTCCTGGCCAAACTCCGGACGGAGAAATGGACAGAGCTTCCTGTGTGTTACAATCCCGTACCACCAGGTGGCAGAGATCG GCGACCAGTTGTCGTACTCCAACCCACAGGTCTACAATTGGACTCTTCCTCACCTCTTCCTGCCCGAGCTCTCTCACCTGCAGATTGTGGCTAAAGGTGGTAGCCTTGCTCGGATACCGTGGATACGGCGAGCCAAACTAATGACCACGGGGGGAGTCTCGTTCCAGAGTTTTGCAAAGTACAAGCTCCTCGGAGACG ACATCTATGCGGCCTGGGTTGCCCAGAGCCTGGGTACGGATTTGCTGGTGCAGTCCTGGAGGAGAGGGAAGCATGTGCTGCCGTCTAACTGCTCCCTGCCCAAACACGTTTACAATGTGGATATGCTCGAGCTGCCGGGACCTGCCCTCTTCAACACCAGGCAGGACCACTCCAAGTGGTGCGTGTCCCCGCGGCCTGCCCGTGGCTGGTTCTGCATCGCCGATCTCAACCGCACACCCTGGCAGATGTGGAGGAGTGGCGGCCTGCTCTGCACCCAGAACCCCTCGCTCTACAGAGCTTTCCGCAAGCTGGTGTCCCACTACAAGAATTGTTCCTAA